CAACGAGAAACGGTCACTCACATCCTCCCGCCCGCTTTGTCCCAGCCTTTGCGCCAGAGCAGGATCAGACAGGATCGTACCAAGTGCCGCCGCCAGCGCCGATGCATCCCCCGGCGGCACGAGAAGACCCGTTTCTCCGTCACGAATGATTTCAGTAACCCCGCCGCCACGCGTGGCGACGACGGGCCGCCCGCACATCATCGCCTCGACAACCACCCGGCCGAAGGGTTCGGCAACGATCGAGGTATGGGCAACCACATCCATCGACGCCATTAGTTCCGGCACATCCGAACGGAAACCAAGGAAGCGGACGCGGCCATCCAGCCCCAGACGCGACGCCTGTTCGCGAATGCGCGCCTCGTAGGCTTCCTGTCCGAAAAGGGCACCACCGACGATGACGGCCTGCACACCCTCCATCGCGGCAAGAGCATCCAGAAACACATGCTGCCCCTTCCATTCGCTCAAACGGCCAAACAGGCCGACAAGCGGCTGCGGACCAAGGCCAAGCTCCGCTCGCAGCCGGGCAGCCATGCCAGCGTCGTGAAGTTTTGCTTTTGCAGGGTCGAAGCCGTTGTAAACGATGCGAACCTTATCCGCCTCGCCGCCGGCCTCGATAAACGCCCGGCCCGTTTCCTCAGAATTGACCGCCACCAGCCTGGCAAAAATGCGCGCAAATGCCAGCGAAGCCCGGCGGTTGGTGGCGCTGAAAGCCGTATCGGTGACGATGTCATGCAATATCCACACGAGCGGCCGACGGCTAAGCTTCGCCGCCAGAGCACAGACAAAAAGCGCCTTTTGCGAATTGGCGCAGATCACATCAAAATGTTTCGCTTCCCGGCTCAATTGCCAGGCAACCGCCATCACATCAGCCGCTCCGCGCGCCAGCGCGCCGAAGGACGAGTTACGGCGGATCGACAGCATCTTCTCTCCGGCCGACAACATCACCGGCGGCCGCCCCGCCTCCGCCAGATCTTCCGCGGTGGCACCGCCACTGAGAAAACAGGCACGCCAGGAATGCGGTCCAGCCTTGACGAGGTCCGCCAGGAAAAGCTCGGCACCGCCCTTCTCTCCGGTATGGCTGACAAAAAGAGCCGACGTCATCGCATTTCCCCTGCCGAATGCAGCCGCGCGCGGTGACTCTGCCCTGGATTGCGGGAATGAGAGGCCACCCCGTAACAAGAAATCACCCGGCGGGGAGCGGCGAAAATATTTTCAACGGAAACCGCACGAAATTGCACGTCGCTAGATAAAAACACCCGCATTCAGACCTTTATTCATAATAAAATTCAATACAACAAATATAAAAGTCAAATATTCTATTTTTATATTTACGCCAAAACCCGATAACACTCAGCTGCGATCAGTTTCTTTACTGTTCGGCGTTTCGCTGCCTGTGTCTTTTCCCCGCCCTTCGAGACCGGCTTATCCTGCGGCCAGACCAGGAGAACGAACGATGACACCGCTCAAAGACAACTTATGCATATATATGGCGCGAACGGAAGAGGTGATGGCATGATCGGTGTAACGCTCGGTATCCGCCCGCAGAGCATCGGCATCACCGGCTTCGGCCTCGGCACTTTCTCCCTTGCGCGTCCTGCTGACGGCCGGTCGGACGCCACGATCTTCGTGAACGGCGACAGCATCGCTCATGCCGAAGCGGGACCGTTTCAGCAATTTGCCATGATGCTCGGCGATCTGCACGATGCGAAGGTGGTACTATACCGCTGGGCGGAGTGGGAGACGAACGCCGATGCCGGGCCGAAGGCCTATGCGGATCCAGTCACCCTGCGCACCGGCAAGGGAGCAACGCTGACGCTCTATCTCGCAACGCTGCCCGGCGGCATGGCGGGCTATATGGCAATAGCAGCAACAACCTGCATGAGCGGTGGGAGACGATCACTGGCGGTTTTCAGGGCATGTTCCAGCATCCTTTGGGCATAGGATTTACCGCTCGATATGAAGAGCTTGTACGTATCGCAAAGATCGGCACCCCCCATAACGGCTTCATGGCCACTGCCTACGCTTCCGGCCTGGGATTTTGCGTGATGAGCGCCTTTGCGCTGTTTTATGCAATTTTCCGGAAACGCAAGGTCGGCTTTTTCGTCTATTCGGCAATCGGGATCATCATCGGCTATCAGTTCGAGGAGCTGAATTTCAATCCCGTCTTCATGGCCCATGTGGGACTTGCCCTCGCCTATGCCGCCATCGATCTGGACTTCAGGCTTTTCCTGAAAAACACGATGATGCGGATGCTGGGAACGGTCTATGACGATCGTGACCGAGAGGAAAAAGGCATCATAGGTAATCCGGGTCTGGATGCCTTATTGTCCGATGGCAGATAACGGCGGAAAGACTCTCAGGTTTGTGGGCGTCTTATGCTCATTCCGGCACAGGCGTCAGGCAACGTCGATGATTTCGATCTCCCTGCCGGCCAGGCTGACCACGTCCCCGATCGTTTTCCCCATCAGCACCCTTGCGACCGGTGAGACATAGGACATCGTGCCCGCAGCAGGATCGGCCTCATCCTCGCCGACGATCCGGAACCGTTGCGTTCGACCATCATCACGACTGAAGGTCACCAGGCTACCGAAGGCGACGACGCCATCCGCCTGCGGATCAGGCATCAGTTGCGCCGTGCGCACCCGCTCCGCGAAATATCGCATGTCCCGCAGGGGACTGGCCGAGAGGCGCCGTCTTTCATTGATGTCTTCGATGGCATTGGCCGCCTCGCAGGCTTGCCTCGCCAGCTGCAATTGCTGTTCCAGCGCCTTCAGCCCGGCCTGCGTCACCAGATTGAGATGAGGCGAGATCACCCGATCCGGCAGAACGGTTTCGGCTGCGGTTTCCGCACTGTCTTCCTTGGTAAAGGCTACGCTCAATTTTGACACTCCACTGCCGAGATGCCGCGCGGGCATCTTCCGATCCAATCTTGCCATCGCCCACAGGGGCACGGCAAGACCACGCCGTTGGTTCAAAAACGGACATGTAACAGGCGGAACCGGCTGATGACAACGCGCCCGTTCAACAGCGCGATGCAACCAATAGGAAACATACCCCTCATAATTCGGCCTAACGAGAGGCTTTTTGCCCTGTTAGGGTGTGAAGCAGGGAGGAGTGAGGACACCAACGCGAACGGACAGGAGACGGTTCATGGCCCGCACAGTAGTGAATGCGCTTGGAGACACACTCTATTACAGCGGCAGTTCCACCGGATTTTTCTCCGCCACGGGTTCCGGACCCCTGCTTGGCGGCACTACCGGCAATGATTCCATGTGGGGCGACAGTTCCGTAAACGTGACGATGGCGGGCGGCACCGGCGACGATATTTATTATCTCTATTCCAGCATCAATCGCGCCGTCGAAAACGCCGGTGAAGGCATCGACACCATCGATACCTGGATGAGCTATACCCTGCCCGAGAATTTCGAAAACCTGCGGGTAACGGGCGACGGGCGTTATGCCTTCGGCAATTCGCTCGACAATATCATCACCGGCGGATCGGGCAGCCAAACGATCGACGGCGGGGCCGGCAACGATGTGCTGATCGGCGGCGGCGGTGCAGACACCTTCGTTTTCACGAGCGGTAACGGCACGGATCTCATCATGGATTTCAGCGCCAATGACACGATCCGCCTCAATGGTTACGGCGTCACGTCTTTCGATCAGCTTGTCAATAACGCCACACAGCAGGGCAACGACCTCTGGCTTAATTTTTCGAATGGCGAAGCCGTCGTTCTTGCCGGGACCACCGTGGACGATCTTCAGGCCGATCAGTTCGAACTCAGCCTCGACAGATCGTCATTTACCCAGACCTTTGCCGATGAATTCGACGCGCTGTCGCTGCGCAGCGGCGGTCAGGGTATCTGGGATGCCAAATATTGGTGGGCGCCGGAAAAGGGAAGTTCGCTGACGGCTAATGGCGAGGCGCAATGGTACATCAACCCCGCTTATGCCGGCACGACGGAGGTCAATCCGTTCAGCGTTCAAAACGGCGTCCTGACAATCACCGCCGCGGAAACCGCGCAGTCGATCGCCGATGAAGTCGAGGGTTACGACTATACGTCCGGCATGCTGAACACCTATTCCTCCTTCAGCCAGACCTATGGTTATTTTGAAATTCGCGCCGATATGCCGACCGACCGGGGTGCCTGGCCGGCCTTCTGGCTCCTGCCGGAGGACGGATCCTGGCCGCCGGAACTCGATGTCATCGAGATGCGCGGCCAGAATCCCAACACGCTCATCATGTCTACCCATTCCAATGCCACCGGCGAGCAGACATCGGTCATCAACAATGTCAGCGTGCCGAATACGGAGGGGTTTCACACCTACGGTGTCTTATGGGATGCTGAACATATCACCTGGTATTTCGACGATGTCGCCGTCGCCCAGACGGAGACGCCTGACGATATGCATGACCCCATGTATATGGTCGTCAACCTGGCCGTCGGCGGAATGGCAGGAACACCATCGGCCAGCGACTTCAGCGACGGCTCACAGATGATGATCGATTACATCAGGGCCTATTCGCTCTCCGACTGGGCGGCATGACTTAAAACACCGGCAATCGTACTTGACTGCCGGTGTTCACATATCAACCCGTCGCGACTAGGCCCTGTGAGAGTGCATCACTCGGCCGCGAGCTGGGTGCGTGTGGCATTCAGCGACATCAGATGCCGCGCCGTTTCGAGGCTTGCCGGCTGCTCGGCACGGTAACGGCGGCCGATTTCCATCATCAGCACGGTATCCGGCAGGAAAGTGAGTTCGGAGAAAATGTCTTGCCAGTCTATATCGCCCCAGCCGAGCGGCATATGCAGGTCGCCGATGCCCAACGCCGTGCTCTCCTGCGGGAAATAGGGCTCATAAAAGCCCTGCGGGCGGCCGAAGGAATCATGCACATGCAGGTGACCGGCAACCGGCGCCATGGCGCGAAGCTCGGCACGGAAGTCGAGGCCACGATAGGTGGATTCGAGATAGGCATGGCTGAAATCGATCAGCGCCACGACATTGTCGTGACCGAGAGCCTTCACCGTAGCAGCCACCTCGGTGGGCGTCTGGCGATATTGGCCGGGTTCGGTGGAGAAGATGTTTTCAAGTGCAATACGCACGCCATAGGGCTTGCAGAATTCCGCCAGTTCGAAAAGCGCTTCCCGCTCACGGGCATCGGCATCGGCCCGTTCGGCAATCTGGTCGGCACGCAGCGCGCCGCTATGCTGAACGAGGATACCCGCACCGATACGATCGCAGAGAACGGCGAGCGCCTTGGCGGCATCGATCTGGTAACGACATGTCACCGGATCCATGAAATTGGACGACACCAGACCATGCACGGTGTAGCGGAAGCCAAACTGCTTTGCCAGCGCCACGAAACGCTCGGCGCGCTCCTCGATGATGCGGCCGCCGGCGATCAGGTCGAGGCTTGTCACCGCAATCTCAACGGTATCGCAGCCGATATCGGCAAGCGCGTGCAGATCGCTTTCGAGTGTGGTCAGTTCGCCGTCGTCCGAGCCGGCATTGAAGCCGGTACCTATAAGATTGCTCACGTCGTCATCTCCAGGGCTAAAAAGGTCATACGGGGCCGTGCGACAGCGCAACGCGTCGTGCCGCATGGAAACAGGTCCGGCCGGTCGATTTGACGTCGTCTATGCCGACCGACGCGATGTCGTCAGAAAAGTCCACGGTCGTCGCCGCTCGGTGGAAAGCGACGGGAACATGGTGGTCGGTTTGCGTTGAAACCGATCATTCAATTAAGTTTCTTCATTTACAGCTTTATGACATTTCCGGGCGTGATGAGCGGGATCTCCGCGAATAGACACGCGGCGTCATCGGGAAAGAGCGCGCAAGAGACTGTTGGGAAAGGCTGAAACCGGTGCCCGGTTCATGAAGCGGCACCTGTGGCCGCGAACGCTGTAAATCTGGGATAACCAGGCGCCCGCCCGGTGTGGCGGCGGTTGCCCTGAGCGATCAGCGGACTGAAGACAGCGGTCTTCGGGCGAAAGCCATCAACCGAGATTATGGACCATGAAATAGATCAGCCAGCAATGTGCGATGGCCAATATCGCCCACGCCCATTTTGCGACCCTAATATCGGCATCGACAACCGTATTTCGTATCTCGAGCCTGCCCGGCGCAGCCTCCTCGAGCCGATCATCCAAAGTGGAAGGTGGCGGCGTCTGGGAAATCGGCTCACTGACAACGTAAAGCCTGTCGTTGCGCGGAAGTGGACGCGACACATCCTCAACGCTCTCCGCATCGGAAAGCGCACTGTCGCCGGAAGCACAGCCCACCGCCACAAGTTGCGGTGATATCCCCCTGTTACGCACATTACCTCTATTGGGCATCATAATGTTCCACACAATAAAAATAAAAAAATTCAGGTGACATCCGGTAATGCCGCGCTTTACCGGGCATGCTGCGATATGCACGACCCCCGCCGCGTCAATCGCCCCTCTTTCTCCACGCCTTGCGCCCCTTGCGGCAAAGCGTCCCCACGATCATGGAGCCAGCTTTTCCGACAGGCCACGCCCGCCTGCGTAAGGTTTTGCCTCACGCTGGATCAGGAAGACGGACTTTTCCACCGGTAGCGGCTCGAGCGTCCGATAACGCTGAAACCGCCTGGAATATTCAAACCGGATGAGCCTGTCGTCGAACTTCCCCGCCAGAACGCGATAGCCGTTGACGAATTCATTCAGGATTTCCAGTTCTTCTCCCCACACCCAGCCGCCGTAAGACGTCCCTTCATTCGACCGCAGCACGATCTCGAAAAAATGCCCGCCTGCCACCAGCGGCATGCGAAAGAGAATATCGAGATTATCCTCGTCTTCCTCGTCGCCTTTTTCCACCGATAGTCTGGCATGGGCGACCTTCGCATGAACAAGCGCCGAAACCGGATAAAAAGGCCGGCCCTTGAACCACATGAATTCACTGACCGCATAACCGACATCGTCGGCACGCTGATAAGGTTCGGTACGCGGCTCAAACGCCATGTAGCTTCCGTTAAACGCGATCACTGTCGAAAATTCCCGATGCCTGCCCGCCGCATATCCGCTGTTTTCCGCCCGTCATTCATTCTTCTGTTTCCGACAATAGACAGGCCGCGTCACACCAACGTCAAATGGAACGCTATGATGACTTTCAATTTCCCGAGCACATTGTTAGATGATGTTTCATGAGGGGACGAACGTGGCTGGGAACGCTGAACTGATACCGATCCGGCTATTTGGCACCCCGCGCTGTGAAGCGGTGCGGGACGCATTTTTTCCGTCCAAGGGCTTTGCCCTCACCGCTGCCCTCATCCTTGCGCCGAACCAGTCGCTTTCCCGCCAGTACGCCGCATCGCTGCTGTGGGAAAATGTCGAGCAGAAACGGGCGCTTGGCAATTTGCGGCAGCTCATCCTGCGCCTGCAGAAACTTCCCAGTGAGGATGATGCCATCCTTCTGACCGAAGGGAACGATCTAAAGGCAGGAGCACTGGCGCAGCGCACCGATCTTGCCATCTTCCTGGCTGGCGCAAGAGCCGAAGACCCGATGCGGCGGCTCAATGCCCTGCTCGAATTCGGCGGTGATCTGCTGGAGGGGCTGGAGGCCGGACAGGATCATCTCTACCTGTGGCTGCTTTCGGAACGCCGCCGCCTCAAGGACCTGTTCTTTTCGAGCTACACCCAGCTTCTGGAAGAATTGACGCGGTTTGGGCGTGCGAGTTCCAACGACATCGCCAGACTGGCCGAATGCGCCTGCAAGATCGAACCGGAGCGTGAGGAAACTTACCGCGCCGCCATGGCAGCCTATGCACGCGTGGGCAACATCAGCGCCTGCGAAGGCATGTATCAGCTTTTGATGGAACAGCTTCGCCAGGAGGACCGCTCGCCTGAAGCGGAAA
This is a stretch of genomic DNA from Agrobacterium fabrum str. C58. It encodes these proteins:
- a CDS encoding TIM barrel protein, producing MSNLIGTGFNAGSDDGELTTLESDLHALADIGCDTVEIAVTSLDLIAGGRIIEERAERFVALAKQFGFRYTVHGLVSSNFMDPVTCRYQIDAAKALAVLCDRIGAGILVQHSGALRADQIAERADADAREREALFELAEFCKPYGVRIALENIFSTEPGQYRQTPTEVAATVKALGHDNVVALIDFSHAYLESTYRGLDFRAELRAMAPVAGHLHVHDSFGRPQGFYEPYFPQESTALGIGDLHMPLGWGDIDWQDIFSELTFLPDTVLMMEIGRRYRAEQPASLETARHLMSLNATRTQLAAE
- a CDS encoding family 16 glycosylhydrolase, encoding MARTVVNALGDTLYYSGSSTGFFSATGSGPLLGGTTGNDSMWGDSSVNVTMAGGTGDDIYYLYSSINRAVENAGEGIDTIDTWMSYTLPENFENLRVTGDGRYAFGNSLDNIITGGSGSQTIDGGAGNDVLIGGGGADTFVFTSGNGTDLIMDFSANDTIRLNGYGVTSFDQLVNNATQQGNDLWLNFSNGEAVVLAGTTVDDLQADQFELSLDRSSFTQTFADEFDALSLRSGGQGIWDAKYWWAPEKGSSLTANGEAQWYINPAYAGTTEVNPFSVQNGVLTITAAETAQSIADEVEGYDYTSGMLNTYSSFSQTYGYFEIRADMPTDRGAWPAFWLLPEDGSWPPELDVIEMRGQNPNTLIMSTHSNATGEQTSVINNVSVPNTEGFHTYGVLWDAEHITWYFDDVAVAQTETPDDMHDPMYMVVNLAVGGMAGTPSASDFSDGSQMMIDYIRAYSLSDWAA
- the greA gene encoding transcription elongation factor GreA, coding for MSVAFTKEDSAETAAETVLPDRVISPHLNLVTQAGLKALEQQLQLARQACEAANAIEDINERRRLSASPLRDMRYFAERVRTAQLMPDPQADGVVAFGSLVTFSRDDGRTQRFRIVGEDEADPAAGTMSYVSPVARVLMGKTIGDVVSLAGREIEIIDVA
- a CDS encoding glycosyltransferase family 4 protein, whose protein sequence is MTSALFVSHTGEKGGAELFLADLVKAGPHSWRACFLSGGATAEDLAEAGRPPVMLSAGEKMLSIRRNSSFGALARGAADVMAVAWQLSREAKHFDVICANSQKALFVCALAAKLSRRPLVWILHDIVTDTAFSATNRRASLAFARIFARLVAVNSEETGRAFIEAGGEADKVRIVYNGFDPAKAKLHDAGMAARLRAELGLGPQPLVGLFGRLSEWKGQHVFLDALAAMEGVQAVIVGGALFGQEAYEARIREQASRLGLDGRVRFLGFRSDVPELMASMDVVAHTSIVAEPFGRVVVEAMMCGRPVVATRGGGVTEIIRDGETGLLVPPGDASALAAALGTILSDPALAQRLGQSGREDVSDRFSLQETCRSVSALLTEAA